The following proteins come from a genomic window of Phaeodactylum tricornutum CCAP 1055/1 chromosome 19, whole genome shotgun sequence:
- a CDS encoding predicted protein: MPAKARTNPDTPAPATSQETTIDTNPTPLPLRTVLLGAGIFASTTHAAVLEQHRNTVFAVVGVWSRRRTERLIALADRFACPAYAGDADLLSLLARDDVDALVTSLPLDVQPQMVRQILQHNAQGTRPKHVLSEKPIGPTVDAVTSLVELYESHQQSPRHSAPYVWSVAENFRYEPGIVATSRAVATSVPTDADSSSSSSSSVPTHTIGTPLLASLQIRAPFLPDNQFLNTPWRKNASWYGGLFIDSFVHHAAGLRAVLGEVETVSAVTSDRADYLPGVDTLAAQLTWSSGVQGVVSVTYAGRDLQYEFGITGTTGTVSLERAGLGHRLTVVSSSHTASTGTDREKVATTDNTSTTTTTEYGFTGVEEEFLAFAGACRGQGSDRNTPREALRDLALVETLLASGQQNGRPLPVPKY; encoded by the coding sequence ATGCCGGCCAAAGCTCGTACCAACCCTGACACTCCTGCCCCCGCCACGAGTCAGGAGACGACCATTGATACGAATCCAACACCACTACCGTTACGGACGGTACTCTTGGGAGCCGGCATTTTTGCGTCTACTACGCACGCGGCCGTGTTGGAACAACACCGCAATACGGTCTTTGCCGTGGTGGGGGTTTGGTCACGACGTCGGACCGAACGTTTGATCGCACTGGCCGACCGCTTCGCGTGTCCCGCGTACGCGGGAGACGCCGATCTACTATCCCTCCTCGCACGCGACGACGTCGATGCCTTGGTCACGAGTTTGCCGTTGGACGTTCAACCGCAGATGGTCCGACAAATACTCCAACACAATGCGCAGGGCACCCGGCCCAAACACGTGCTCAGTGAAAAACCGATTGGACCGACGGTCGACGCGGTCACGTCACTCGTGGAACTGTACGAATCGCACCAGCAATCGCCGCGTCACTCCGCACCGTACGTTTGGTCGGTGGCCGAAAACTTCCGGTACGAACCCGGTATCGTGGCCACGTCCCGGGCGGTAGCGACATCCGTACCAACAGATGCCGAtagtagcagcagcagcagtagctCCGTTCCTACGCACACGATTGGCACGCCCTTGCTCGCTTCACTCCAGATACGAGCACCCTTTCTTCCGGACAATCAATTTTTGAATACTCCTTGGCGCAAAAACGCTTCCTGGTACGGTGGACTCTTCATCGATTCCTTCGTCCACCACGCTGCCGGGTTGCGGGCCGTACTGGGCGAAGTCGAAACCGTCTCGGCCGTCACCAGTGACCGCGCCGACTATTTGCCCGGCGTCGATACGTTGGCGGCGCAACTGACCTGGTCCTCCGGCGTCCAGGGCGTCGTGTCCGTCACCTACGCCGGGCGCGACTTGCAATACGAATTCGGTATCACCGGGACCACCGGAACAGTGTCTCTGGAACGTGCCGGACTCGGTCATCGTCTGACCGTGGTGTCGTCCAGTCACACGGCATCAACCGGGACGGATAGAGAAAAGGTGGCTACCACGGACAACACCAGTACGACCACTACGACGGAGTACGGCTTCACGGGAGTGGAAGAAGAGTTCCTGGCCTTTGCCGGTGCGTGTCGAGGACAAGGATCGGATCGCAATACCCCACGAGAAGCCTTGCGTGATTTGGCCTTGGTAGAAACCTTGCTCGCATCCGGCCAACAAAACGGTAGACCGTTACCGGTTCCCAAGTACTGA
- a CDS encoding predicted protein — MVDYDDSTQLNKWLFQSTDELELCRARANNEARTFLTNSPGEEPLLLSSETAATPTETQPLPVKHFAYGFRQDLQTNPVVSDSYREGPLENDDGHAFLTPVEEATLVSFYASKLPSLIGPNASVSRLRRESKVPATAALLYRRFFLSNSVLLYDPKVIMVAAAFLGSKVEDATADVRYLEEGTALMNAPVSQAEIIPAELNLLSGTYFDLLCFHPYKTVLALTEDLRTYLKSDKGQALVSWPPTTAADDDDVNVPAPLLSGQDLKPMYEAARALVDDCVVSDIPLLYTPGQVGLAALMVAQAELLVRSRGNGASNQKSRIPQIDLEGYVRQRFDTDETREISMDTFLATLRTLQTQLQGLREGQLGCYNNPSVIDMQALKAIHKKLKKVRAWGTSGSGGKSEKKKKKRGSPAGGGTANAVDSGEPERKKMKASGAQ, encoded by the coding sequence ATGGTAGACTACGACGACAGCACTCAGCTCAACAAATGGCTCTTCCAGTCAACTGACGAACTCGAGCTTTGCCGAGCGCGGGCAAACAATGAAGCGAGGACTTTTCTGACCAACTCGCCAGGGGAAGAAccgctgttgttgtcgtccgaGACAGCCGCAACTCCAACCGAGACTCAACCGCTACCGGTAAAGCACTTCGCGTATGGTTTTCGCCAGGATTTGCAAACAAATCCTGTTGTCTCTGACTCATATCGAGAAGGGCCGTTGGAGAATGATGACGGGCACGCTTTCTTGACTCCTGTGGAAGAAGCCACGCTGGTGTCCTTCTACGCGTCGAAATTACCCAGTCTGATTGGCCCGAACGCTAGCGTTTCTCGCCTACGACGCGAATCCAAAGTACCAGCTACTGCCGCACTCTTGTACCGCCGCTTTTTTCTGTCCAATTCTGTGTTACTGTACGACCCCAAGGTCATCATGGTGGCAGCCGCATTTCTGGGAAGCAAAGTGGAAGACGCAACGGCTGACGTCCGGTATCTCGAGGAAGGTACCGCCCTCATGAACGCTCCTGTATCACAGGCCGAAATAATTCCAGCGGAACTGAATCTGCTATCAGGGACTTACTTTGACTTGCTTTGCTTTCATCCCTACAAGACTGTTCTGGCCTTGACGGAAGATTTGCGGACCTATCTGAAGTCCGACAAGGGACAAGCGCTGGTATCATGGCCGCCGACCACGGCCgctgacgacgacgacgtgaACGTCCCAGCTCCCCTTTTGAGCGGACAGGACTTGAAACCCATGTACGAGGCTGCCCGGGCTTTGGTAGACGACTGTGTTGTATCGGACATCCCTCTACTGTACACACCAGGTCAAGTGGGTCTAGCAGCCCTCATGGTTGCGCAGGCCGAGCTACTTGTTCGCAGTCGAGGCAACGGCGCCAGTAACCAGAAGTCACGAATACCCCAAATTGACCTGGAAGGCTACGTCCGGCAACGTTTTGATACAGACGAAACACGCGAAATTTCCATGGACACTTTTTTGGCAACGTTGCGAACACTTCAAACACAGTTACAAGGCTTGCGAGAAGGCCAACTTGGATGTTACAACAATCCCAGCGTCATTGATATGCAAGCTCTCAAGGCTATACACAAAAAACTGAAAAAGGTTCGAGCCTGGGGAACGTCGGGCAGTGGGGGGAAAAGtgaaaaaaagaaaaagaagcgcGGCTCGCCTGCAGGCGGCGGTACGGCCAACGCGGTCGATAGTGGCGAACCGGAgcggaagaaaatgaaagcgTCCGGAGCCCAGTGA
- a CDS encoding predicted protein encodes MSSRLSLGGKATALRDVSSHQNSRSSSFSRRMSFSGDALNALRAETPKKDRHAMLDEWRRQSRTRDFSSSVGMPTDHDSSTITDGAGPTVPTGKRLRTRHPDGVPPLPPSNISAADSGLSALERIRQPTMHHESQVALAALYCPEHPAVETFSVVGQVVGAGMDTVEDAVVQQLQQRVRDLERIKMDLSMEIAPLKARLRQKEDIYLKEQKKLLQEIEDLQEANQGANERNRDLQMQFENLKEECKKLQTEVRKASSTLHNNNHIDGASSGWNRQLQNDRDVAELKERLRSAEDEIDSIRLTKVSVEKELHGTKIELDSLYRSFDELQTEYELVSQSTSDNREAEMKLEHLTTEHIATSAQLNAVCADLAATKARAAATITAKEEEHKNEVEQLHFEMSVLKTRAGNTGGAGTE; translated from the exons ATGAGTTCACGACTGTCGCTAGGCGGCAAGGCTACGGCATTGCGCGATGTTTCGTCACATCAAAATTCCCGATCGTCTTCTTTCTCCCGCCGCATGTCCTTCAGCGGTGACGCACTCAACGCGTTACGGGCTGAAACTCCCAAAAAAGATCGCCATGCCATGCTGGACGAATGGCGTCGTCAGTCTCGAACCCGTGACTTCTCCAGTAGCGTGGGTATGCCCACGGATCATGATTCGTCTACGATCACAGATGGAGCAGGACCGACAGTCCCCACCGGCAAACGGTTGCGTACACGTCATCCCGACGGAGTGCCCCCTCTACCACCGTCAAACATCTCCGCAGCCGACTCAGGACTTTCGGCTCTGGAGCGCATTCGTCAAC CAACGATGCACCACGAATCGCAAGTAGCGTTGGCCGCACTTTATTGCCCGGAACACCCAGCGGTGGAAACCTTTTCCGTGGTGGGGCAAGTCGTCGGCGCA gGGATGGATACGGTGGAGGACGCTGTTGTACAGCAGCTGCAGCAGCGGGTCAGAGACTTGGAACGAATCAAAATGGATCTTAGCATGGAAATTGCTCCACTCAAGGCCCGACTACGTCAGAAAGAGGACATTTACTTAAAAGAGCAGAAAAAACTATTGCAAGAGATTGAAGACTTACAGGAAGCGAACCAAGGAGCGAATGAGCGCAACCGAGACCTTCAAATGCAATTTGAAAATCTGAAGGAAGAATGCAAAAAACTCCAAACCGAAGTCCGCAAAGCATCGAGTACACTGCATAACAATAATCATATTGATGGTGCTTCAAGTGGTTGGAATCGCCAGTTACAGAATGATCGGGATGTAGCAGAACTCAAGGAGAGATTGAGGAGTGCCGAAGATGAGATCGATTCTATACGACTAACAAAAGTTTCGGTCGAAAAAGAGTTACACGGCACGAAGATTGAGCTTGATTCACTCTATCGTAGTTTTGATGAACTTCAGACCGAGTACGAGTTAGTATCTCAGTCGACATCCGATAATCGAGAAGCTGAAATGAAGTTAGAGCATTTGACGACGGAGCACATTGCGACTTCTGCACAGCTGAACGCAGTCTGCGCAGACCTAGCAGCTACGAAAGCTCGCGCCGCTGCAACAATCACAGCCAAGGAGGAAGAGCACAAAAACGAAGTTGAACAGTTGCATTTTGAAATGAGTGTATTAAAAACACGTGCTGGAAACACGGGCGGCGCTGGCACCGAG
- the Pt-KIF10 gene encoding kinesin family-like protein (Kinesin-related motor protein, involved in microtubule-based motility), with protein MEVQLLSGEALRRQMHNRIQELRGNIRVFVRTRPFLPNDGASTASAIDVLPDGEALSILDTRSPTPYEFKFDKVFPPSSGQDTVFQEVADFVQSALDGYHVCLFSYGQTGSGKTHTMQGSGNGAMRGIIPRAVEQILQQAQVMQSQKWNFTVSASFLEIYNEDLKDLLVSMKGGKETSTNPPKLSIKRSREGKSFVDGLSEVMIDTREPATGMHQLEALMGVAARSRSVASTKMNSQSSRSHSVFMLNLHGYNEETGAEVSGALNLCDLAGSERLDRSGASSDAKRLRETQAINKSLSCLGDVFNALATGASHVPYRNSKLTYLLQDCLSGDGKALMFVNLSPTTASSNESLCSLRFAQRVNQVELGKPTKHIQYNR; from the coding sequence ATGGAAGTACAGCTACTTAGCGGCGAGGCCCTACGCCGTCAAATGCACAACCGGATTCAGGAGCTACGAGGTAACATTCGTGTGTTTGTACGAACTCGACCATTTTTGCCGAACGACGGTGCATCTACAGCATCGGCCATTGACGTGCTGCCCGACGGAGAAGCTCTCTCCATTTTGGACACGCGCAGTCCAACTCCGTATGAATTTAAATTCGACAAGGTCTTTCCGCCCTCTTCTGGTCAAGACACAGTTTTTCAGGAAGTTGCCGATTTCGTTCAAAGCGCACTTGATGGATATCATGTCTGCCTATTTTCGTACGGTCAAACTGGTTCTGGGAAAACACATACCATGCAAGGGAGTGGCAACGGAGCAATGCGTGGAATCATTCCCAGAGCTGTAGAACAAATTCTTCAGCAAGCGCAAGTCATGCAGAGTCAAAAGTGGaacttcactgtcagtgccAGCTTCCTTGAGATTTACAACGAAGATCTGAAAGACCTGCTCGTTTCCATGAAAGGAGGCAAGGAGACTTCCACAAATCCTCCGAAGCTTTCTATCAAGCGTTCTCGTGAAGGAAAGAGTTTTGTCGATGGACTCTCTGAAGTAATGATTGACACTAGAGAGCCAGCTACAGGTATGCATCAGTTGGAAGCTTTGATGGGTGTGGCAGCGCGTTCTCGTTCGGTGGCTAGTACCAAGATGAATTCTCAAAGCTCTCGCAGTCATTCAGTTTTTATGCTGAATCTTCACGGATACAACGAAGAGACTGGAGCGGAGGTCAGCGGCGCTCTCAATCTTTGCGATCTGGCTGGAAGTGAACGTTTAGACCGAAGTGGAGCCAGTTCGGATGCGAAGCGTTTGCGAGAAACTCAAGCTATCAACAAGAGTCTGAGTTGTCTGGGTGATGTTTTCAACGCATTGGCTACTGGGGCAAGTCATGTACCTTACCGAAACTCGAAACTTACCTACCTACTCCAGGATTGCTTAAGCGGGGACGGAAAAGCGCTCATGTTTGTGAATCTGAGTCCAACTACGGCAAGTAGTAACGAAAGCCTTTGTTCACTTCGATTTGCACAACGCGTGAATCAGGTTGAACTTGGAAAGCCGACTAAACACATTCAGTATAATCGCTGA
- a CDS encoding predicted protein yields MQQNPRTRTRSETQKNLQSLQGQSRKLLTLSEQATPYLHQRNVSFWKYLVTMTDVPAGSWILDEGKREVFLVTAVSSDGTKHGMIITWVAPAGLVPDQKRIMMALSPTNQTTQTLMESKSFAIHLLQQAQANLVPVFGAKHSREVNKFEGVDHEMMDGLPILANTCGWMIGAVVSTMEAGDRVIVLADISKEQGAVEQDPLYVKDMSAKLPVGDVQDLDQKFSGDIDRDRQMRAKFYEP; encoded by the coding sequence ATGCAACAGAATCCGCGAACTCGAACCCGTTCCGAAACCCAGAAGAATTTACAATCACTGCAAGGTCAAAGCCGGAAACTATTGACTCTTTCCGAACAGGCAACCCCGTACTTGCATCAGAGAAACGTCTCATTCTGGAAGTACCTCGTTACCATGACAGACGTACCAGCAGGGTCATGGATCTTGGACGAGGGCAAACGCGAAGTCTTTTTAGTGACGGCAGTATCAAGCGATGGAACCAAGCACGGCATGATCATCACGTGGGTTGCACCAGCCGGGCTAGTGCCCGATCAAAAGCGCATTATGATGGCCTTGTCGCCCACCAATCAAACCACGCAAACACTAATGGAATCCAAATCGTTTGCCATTCATCTATTGCAGCAAGCTCAGGCGAATCTCGTACCGGTTTTTGGTGCCAAACACAGTCGCGAAGTAAATAAATTCGAGGGCGTCGACCACGAAATGATGGATGGTCTCCCAATTCTTGCTAATACTTGTGGTTGGATGATTGGCGCGGTAGTATCGACGATGGAAGCCGGAGATCGCGTGATTGTTTTGGCTGATATTTCGAAAGAGCAAGGAGCTGTCGAGCAAGATCCACTGTACGTGAAAGATATGTCGGCAAAGTTACCGGTCGGGGACGTTCAGGATTTGGACCAAAAGTTCAGCGGCGACATCGACCGAGATCGGCAAATGCGGGCCAAATTCTACGAACCATAA
- a CDS encoding predicted protein: protein MKRSKTAASDVQQQRWQKTQDEDTLHSLFERKKASIPKTKITLHLIYSLEMLTARTFLRSTLSLPQQRHAWESTGVRTLSSKKPVAPATAKAAVEEDVISPVTVRRAKMSKIDRNMVFGTTGKFLAPVLPENPAEISALDPADQGHRLKMDGTARVVMIRQERASNRQSPLKHEKYWRIFFYEDGMVAEKWTNSLMGWTSNGDPYQSAPPLIFPNAADAVYFAKKRGWNFVVKQPIMRDPREDGAQYQDNFLPLAVAARVQKEGVSCDQWARDHAGTSSYFRPLKYHGDGLVPQHGPNGNAPIAKHVPGYYKLR, encoded by the exons ATGAAAAGGTCCAAGACCGCCGCAAGCGACGTGCAGCAACAACGCTGGCAAAAAACCCAGGACGAGGACACATTGCACTCCCTGTTTGAGAGGAAAAAAGCATCCATTCCCAAGA CAAAAATAACTCTTCATCTCATATACagtttggaaatgttgaCGGCTCGTACTTTCTTACGCTCGACCTTGTCGCTTCCGCAGCAGCGTCATGCTTGGGAGTCCACCGGAGTCCGCACCTTGTCATCCAAAAAGCCCGTGGCTCCGGCAACGGCGAAAGCAGCGGTGGAGGAAGATGTAATTTCTCCGGTAACTGTGCGTCGTGCGAAAATGTCCAAAATTGATAGGAACATGGTGTTCGGTACTACGGGAAAGTTCCTCGCTCCCGTCCTACCAGAGAATCCGGCGGAAATCTCCGCGCTGGACCCTGCCGATCAAGGCCACCGGCTCAAAATGGACGGGACCGCCCGGGTCGTTATGATTCGCCAGGAAAGGGCTTCGAATCGCCAATCCCCACTCAAACACGAAAAGTATTGGCGTATCTTTTTCTACGAAGACGGCATGGTGGCGGAAAAGTGGACGAATTCGCTCATGGGTTGGACTTCGAACGGCGATCCCTACCAATCAGCGCCACCGTTGATCTTCCCCAACGCGGCCGATGCGGTGTACTTTGCAAAAAAGCGGGGTTGGAATTTTGTAGTCAAGCAACCCATCATGCGTGACCCACGCGAGGATGGTGCTCAGTACCAAGACAACTTTTTGCCCCTGGCCGTGGCGGCCAGGGTCCAAAAGGAAGGTGTGTCGTGCGATCAGTGGGCCCGGGATCACGCCGGTACATCCAGCTACTTCCGCCCGCTCAAATACCACGGTGATGGCCTCGTGCCACAGCACGGACCCAACGGAAACGCCCCGATCGCCAAACACGTTCCCGGCTACTACAAGTTGCGATAA
- the Rab1a gene encoding predicted protein (Rab-type small GTPase, ortholog of T. pseudonana TPS_98467): MNPEYDYLFKLLLIGDSGVGKSCLLLRFADDTYTESYISTIGVDFKIRTIEQDQKTIKLQIWDTAGQERFRTITSSYYRGAHGIIVVYDVTDAESFNNVKQWLHEIDRYAAENVNKLLVGNKSDLTAKRVVSTEQGKEFADSLGIEFLETSAKTSSNVEQAFLTMASQIKARMKTQPSAAGAQAGKGGVSLRSQQVKNKEGCC, from the exons ATGAATCCCGAATA CGATTACCTTTTTAAACTGCTCCTTATTGGAGACTCCGGTGTCGGAAAGTCCTGTTTGTTGCTTCGATTTGCCGACGACACGTACACGGAATCGTACATTTCGACCATTGGAGTCGATTTT AAAATCCGCACCATTGAGCAGGACCAAAAGACGATCAAGTTGCAGATTTGGGATACGGCTGGACAAGAACGCTTCCGGACCATCACCTCCAGTTACTACCGCGGAGCTCACGGCATTATTGTCGTTTACGACGTGACGGACGCCGAATCCTTCAACAATGTCAAGCAGTGGTTACACGAAATTGACCGATACGCCGCGGAGAACGTCAACAAATTGTTGGTCGGTAACAAGTCCGACTTGACCGCCAAGCGTGTCGTATCCACCGAGCAGGGCAAGGAATTCGCCGATTCGTTGGGCATTGAATTTTTGGAGACTTCCGCCAAGACCTCTTCGAATGTTGAACAGGCATTTTTGACCATGGCTTCTCAGATCAAGGCCCGAATGAAGACGCAGCCTTCGGCCGCCGGTGCACAAGCTGGCAAAGGAGGAGTCTCGCTGCGCTCGCAACAGGTCAAGAACAAGGAAGGATGCTGCTAA
- a CDS encoding predicted protein, with translation STAMATNDKYDRQLRLWGAEGQKALAETCVVLVNTTAAGTETLKNLVLPGVGAFLIVDDQKAVDGDFASNFFVVQDASKSRSQIACELLRELNPDVVGNYKSVPSLMEANWHSILTTTGKAKVLVVASELEPIVLETVAGACQSARLPCIAIYSYGLIGIVRLQAPPLPILNPKPRDARPDLRLVHPFPVLASLADSIDWDNLQSHEHGHIPYPLILLRIAKEWKDTHDGSLPSTFIEKQEFQLMIPKASRDFDAEENFREAQKHSYLAYAPRELDLDHLVSLRDASQNASPILYACLQGLDAFLQRHPLQPPLQGTIPDMTSSSALYVQLQKIYKEQADFDFQEMRTLVNPTIVSDSTLHDFCRNVFSLDLIPIRSIRDEYYNSPSNEITDELTMATMEGDERPEQLPLLWYLAFRACQAFHGEYGRYPGTVEDYALDVPKLQTFLYKVVQHYRLTEVELVRTQLIENISVATEMTRYANAEIHNVASVIGGVASQEAVKIITGQYVPLNNTYVYNGIASVGGVYKF, from the coding sequence TCGACGGCAATGGCTACGAATGACAAGTACGATCGACAGCTACGGCTCTGGGGGGCCGAGGGTCAAAAGGCGTTGGCCGAAACGTGCGTAGTGCTGGTGAACACAACCGCTGCTGGAACGGAGACCCTTAAAAATCTAGTCTTGCCCGGAGTGGGTGCCTTTTTGATCGTAGACGATCAGAAAGCAGTCGACGGCGACTTTGCTTCGaactttttcgtcgtccaggATGCGTCCAAATCACGTTCCCAAATAGCCTGTGAACTCCTGCGAGAACTTAACCCTGATGTAGTCGGAAACTACAAGAGTGTTCCGAGTCTAATGGAAGCGAACTGGCACTCTATTCTCACTACTACTGGAAAAGCGAAGGTTTTAGTAGTTGCAAGCGAATTGGAACCAATCGTTTTGGAAACGGTGGCGGGTGCTTGTCAAAGTGCACGGCTGCCCTGCATTGCGATATATTCGTATGGCTTGATTGGAATAGTTCGTCTTCAGGCCCCTCCATTGCCCATTCTCAATCCCAAGCCTCGTGACGCCCGTCCCGATCTGCGGTTGGTGCATCCATTTCCAGTACTAGCAAGTCTTGCGGATTCGATTGACTGGGACAATCTGCAAAGTCATGAGCACGGTCATATTCCATATCCGCTCATCCTCTTGCGCATCGCCAAAGAGTGGAAAGACACGCACGATGGTTCCTTGCCGAGCACCTTCATAGAAAAGCAAGAATTTCAATTGATGATTCCCAAGGCGAGCCGTGATTTTGATGCGGAAGAGAATTTTCGGGAAGCACAGAAGCATTCGTACTTGGCGTATGCACCGCGCGAACTGGATTTAGACCATCTGGTTTCGCTGCGCGACGCCTCCCAAAATGCGTCACCCATTCTGTACGCTTGCTTGCAAGGTTTGGATGCTTTTTTGCAACGGCACCCCTTGCAGCCGCCATTACAAGGTACTATTCCGGATATGACTTCTTCGAGTGCCTTGTATGTACAGCTACAAAAAATCTACAAAGAACAGGCTGATTTCGATTTTCAAGAAATGAGAACTCTTGTCAACCCAACTATTGTCTCAGACTCGACACTGCACGACTTTTGTCGGAATGTATTTTCCTTGGACTTGATACCGATTCGGTCGATACGAGACGAATACTACAACTCCCCATCCAATGAAATTACGGATGAACTTACCATGGCAACCATGGAAGGTGATGAGCGCCCGGAACAATTGCCTCTACTGTGGTATTTGGCCTTTCGCGCCTGTCAAGCGTTTCATGGAGAGTATGGAAGATATCCAGGGACAGTAGAAGACTACGCCCTGGACGTCCCCAAACTCCAAACATTCCTGTACAAGGTAGTCCAGCACTACCGGCTTACAGAGGTAGAACTCGTTCGAACGCAACTCATCGAAAATATTAGTGTGGCCACCGAAATGACGCGCTACGCGAATGCCGAGATTCACAACGTGGCTAGCGTGATCGGTGGGGTTGCCAGCCAAGAAGCCGTCAAAATCATCACCGGGCAGTACGTTCCACTCAACAACACTTACGTGTACAATGGAATTGCGTCTGTGGGTGGTGTCTACAAATTTTAG
- a CDS encoding predicted protein encodes MWQHQQSKSLATVGTSATGSTTSTSAVPTGPPTVTVAAALSPKQSTRRRGSAMLHRWRMRSGKCSSIYDSFPSADTTNTSLQNRLDLHKQEILANSLSTDQLSSILRDSNQFNEFQQDLKAKGCTTNAFAKVSCFSLLRDRLQEMQQQPSNHDGADVEELEYWTHKGEVNGHFDSEGFLSTKQAPIVMDEKDLYLETSPRAVATIGCLGDDPVFFSTRTGASP; translated from the coding sequence ATGTGgcagcatcaacaaagcaaATCGTTGGCGACCGTCGGCACCAGTGCTACGGGAAGTACGACATCAACCAGCGCCGTGCCTACCGGGCCTCCGACCGTAACAGTAGCCGCCGCGTTGTCGCCTAAACAATCGACGCGGCGACGGGGTAGCGCCATGCTACACCGTTGGCGCATGCGTAGCGGTAAATGCTCTTCTATATACGACAGCTTTCCGTCCGCCGATACCACCAATACCAGTCTACAGAATCGATTGGACCTTCATAAACAGGAGATCTTGGCCAACTCTCTGTCAACTGATCAACTTAGCAGTATTTTGAGAGACTCAAATCAGTTCAACGAATTTCAACAGGATCTTAAAGCGAAAGGCTGCACCACGAACGCGTTTGCAAAAGTTTCCTGCTTCAGTCTTCTACGTGATAGGCTTCAGGAAATGCAACAGCAGCCAAGCAATCACGATGGAGCAGATGTGGAGGAATTAGAATATTGGACACACAAAGGCGAGGTAAACGGACATTTTGACTCTGAGGGTTTCTTATCGACAAAACAGGCTCCAATAGTGATGGACGAAAAAGACCTATACCTCGAGACTAGTCCACGAGCGGTGGCTACAATAGGTTGTCTCGGAGACGATCCTGTTTTCTTTTCTACAAGAACTGGAGCAAGTCCATGA
- a CDS encoding predicted protein: GERLQIRQYDYHSHNANRVWPGTFNLAEYLLNARHGEGLLNWGAVLELGTATGLLAIRLALVSTQHSQDRTSVVYCESIVTSDVEDERGEVAENIAFNYRLNRIEKPPPHVPHTWGTGWKTSMEKAGLDSGTSFDTIIASDILLYVSAYPALVETLEELIPPDSNSKFIMSWNRRMKESQEFFDRIKKVGFDCTHEGKCIYIFKRT, translated from the coding sequence GGCGAGAGGCTGCAGATCCGACAATATGATTATCACTCACACAATGCAAATCGGGTCTGGCCCGGAACATTTAATCTTGCCGAGTATTTACTGAACGCGAGGCATGGGGAAGGCCTTCTTAATTGGGGTGCGGTTTTAGAACTCGGCACTGCGACTGGGTTACTAGCTATTCGCTTAGCCCTGGTATCGACCCAGCATTCACAAGACAGAACTTCCGTTGTTTATTGTGAATCAATCGTCACAAGCGATGTCGAGGACGAACGTGGGGAGGTTGCCGAAAATATCGCCTTCAACTATCGACTCAACCGCATTGAGAAGCCGCCCCCACATGTACCCCATACCTGGGGCACGGGTTGGAAAACTTCCATGGAGAAGGCAGGCCTCGACTCAGGTACATCTTTTGATACAATTATTGCCAGTGACATTTTGCTGTACGTCAGTGCATACCCGGCATTGGTGGAAACACTTGAAGAGCTTATTCCGCCAGATTCCAACTCGAAATTCATCATGAGTTGGAATAGACGGATGAAGGAAAGTCAAGAATTCTTTGACAGAATCAAAAAAGTGGGGTTCGATTGCACGCATGAAGGCAAATGCATATACATTTTCAAGCGAACATAG
- a CDS encoding predicted protein, with protein MDSQDFNLVRSIQSSQHSFMITDPSLQDNPIVFASDDFLKLTGYTREQVLGRNCRFLQGTETSQEKVNQIRKNLSEGEDVTVTLMNYTADGTPFWNKLFIAALRDAQNNIVNFIGVIVKV; from the coding sequence aTGGATTCTCAGGACTTTAACCTAGTCAGAAGCATCCAGAGTTCCCAACACTCGTTCATGATCACCGATCCATCGCTTCAGGACAATCCGATCGTTTTTGCGTCCGATGATTTTTTGAAACTCACCGGGTACACGCGCGAGCAGGTCCTTGGACGCAATTGCCGATTTTTGCAAGGTACCGAGACAAGTCAAGAAAAAGTCAACCAGATTCGCAAGAATTTATCTGAGGGTGAAGACGTTACTGTCACTCTCATGAACTACACTGCCGATGGTACACCATTTTGGAACAAGCTCTTTATTGCCGCATTGCGTGACGCGCAAAATAACATTGTCAACTTTATTGGCGTCATTGTCAAGGTC